The following proteins are encoded in a genomic region of Drosophila willistoni isolate 14030-0811.24 chromosome 3R, UCI_dwil_1.1, whole genome shotgun sequence:
- the LOC6648199 gene encoding V-type proton ATPase 116 kDa subunit a1 isoform X1 yields the protein MGSLFRSEEMALCQLFLQSEAAYACVSELGELGLVQFRDLNPDVNAFQRKFVNEVRRCDEMERKLRYLEKEIKKDGIPMLDTGESPEAPQPREMIDLEATFEKLENELREVNQNAEALKRNFLELTELKHILRKTQVFFDESVPTVYKSNVYSSNKYRRYQQMADNQNEDEQAQLLGEEGVRASQPGQNLKLGFVAGVILRERLPAFERMLWRACRGNVFLRQAMIETPLEDPTNGDQVHKSVFIIFFQGDQLKTRVKKICEGFRATLYPCPEAPADRREMAMGVMTRIEDLNTVLGQTQDHRHRVLVAAAKNLKNWFVKVRKIKAIYHTLNLFNLDVTQKCLIAECWVPLLDIETIQLALRRGTERSGSSVPPILNRMQTFENPPTYNRTNKFTKAFQALIDAYGVASYREMNPAPYTIITFPFLFAVMFGDLGHGALMALFGLWMIRKEKGLAAQKTDNEIWNIFFGGRYIIFLMGAFSMYTGLIYNDIFSKSLNIFGSHWRLSYNTSTVMENKLLQLNPNSTDYVGDPYPFGLDPIWQVATSNKIIFHNGYKMKISIIFGVIHMIFGVIMSWHNHTYFRNRLSLIYEFIPQLVFLVLLFFYLVLLMFIKWNRYAATNPMPYSESCAPSILITFIDMVLFNTPKTPPTGCEVYMFWGQSFIQTVFVLVALACIPVMLLGKPWKIMQARKLANEEVQPIAGATSDAEIGGNSNGGSHGGAGAGGHHDEEEMSEIFIHQGIHTIEYVLGSVSHTASYLRLWALSLAHAQLAEVLWTMVLSIGLKQEGWLGGVILTFVFAFWAVLTVGILVLMEGLSAFLHTLRLHWVEFQSKFYMGQGYAFLPFSFDAIIENGGASSSEAE from the exons ATGGGATCGTTATTCCGCAGCGAGGAGATGGCCTTGTGCCAGCTCTTCCTACAGAGCGAGGCGGCCTATGCTTGTGTCTCTGAGCTAGGCGAGTTGGGTTTAGTGCAGTTCCGCGAT CTAAATCCCGATGTGAATGCCTTTCAGCGTAAATTTGTGAATGAAGTGCGACGTTGCGATGAGATGGAACGCAAATTGCGTTATTTGGAGAAGGAGATCAAAAAGGATGGCATACCCATGCTGGATACTGGCGAAAGTCCTGAAGCCCCGCAGCCACGTGAAATGATCGATTTGGAA GCCACGTTTGAGAAACTCGAGAACGAGCTGAGGGAAGTTAATCAGAATGCTGAAGCCCTGAAACGTAACTTTCTGGAGTTGACCGAACTGAAGCATATTTTGCGGAAGACGCAAGTTTTCTTTGATGAG TCGGTACCAACGGTGTATAAGTCCAATGTATATTCATCCAACAAATATCGGCGCTATCAACAGATGGCCGACAACCAGAACGAGGATGAGCAAGCTCAGCTGTTGGGCGAGGAGGGTGTACGTGCCAGTCAGCCGGGCCAAAATTTAAAACTTGg TTTTGTGGCTGGCGTTATTTTGCGCGAGAGATTACCCGCCTTTGAACGGATGCTGTGGCGTGCCTGCCGTGGCAATGTGTTCCTGCGTCAGGCTATGATCGAAACCCCCTTGGAGGATCCCACCAAT GGCGATCAGGTGCACAAGTCAGTGTTCATTATCTTCTTTCAAGGCGATCAGTTAAAGACACGCGTTAAGAAGATTTGTGAGGGTTTCCGGGCTACTTTATATCCTTGCCCTGAGGCTCCTGCCGATCGTCGTGAAATGGCTATGGGTGTAATGACTCGTATTGAGGATTTGAATACGGTTTTGGGCCAAACCCAAGATCATCGCCATCGAGTGTTGGTAGCTGCTGCTAAGAACCTTAAGAATTGGTTTGTTAAGGTCCGCAAAATCAAGGCCATCTACCATACATTGAATCTCTTCAATTTGGATGTGACACAGAAGTGTTTGATTGCCGAATGTTGGGTGCCCTTGTTGGACATAGAGACCATACAATTGGCTTTGCGACGTGGCACAGAGCGTTCGGGTTCGTCGGTGCCGCCGATTTTAAATCGAATGCAAACATTCGAAAATCCTCCGACATATAATCGGACAAACAAGTTTACTAAAGCCTTTCAGGCCCTAATCGATGCCTATGGAGTGGCCAGCTATCGCGAAATGAATCCTGCTCCTTACACGATTATAACATTTCCCTTCCTGTTCGCTGTGATGTTTGGCGATTTGGGTCATGGTGCTCTAATGGCTCTCTTTGGCTTGTGGATGATACGCAAGGAGAAAGGATTGGCCGCCCAGAAGACGGATAACGAGATTTGGAACATTTTCTTTGGTGGTCGTTACATTATCTTTTTAATGGGCGCCTTCTCCATGTACACTGGTCTCATCTACAACGACATCTTCTCGAAATCTTTAAACATATTTGGATCCCATTGGCGTTTATCTTACAACACATCGACTGTAATGGAAAATAAGTTACTTCAATTGAATCCGAATTCAACTGACTATGTGGGAGATCCTTATCCATTTGGCTTGGATCCCATTTGGCAAGTGGCTACATccaataaaataattttccaCAATGGTTACAAAATGAAGATTTCGATTATTTTTGGTGTCATACACATGATCTTTGGCGTCATTATGAGCTGGCATAATCATACCTATTTCCGTAATCGTCTGTCGCTGATCTATGAGTTCATTCCCCAGCTTGTGTTCCTGGTTCTGCTCTTCTTCTACTTGGTGCTCTTGATGTTTATTAAATGGAATCGATATGCTGCCACAAATCCCA TGCCCTATTCGGAATCGTGTGCTCCATCAATTTTAATCACCTTCATTGATATGGTTCTGTTTAATACTCCAAAAACGCCGCCAACGGGCTGTGAGGTTTATATGTTCTGGGGCCAATCTTTCATTCAGACAGTATTTGTTCTAGTTGCTCTCGCTTGCATTCCTGTCATGCTGTTGGGCAAACCATGGAAAATCATGCAAGCCCGCAAATTGGCCAAC GAAGAG GTTCAACCCATAGCTGGAGCTACATCTGATGCGGAAATTGGTGGTAATTCTAATGGTGGTTCCCACGGAGGGGCTGGTGCTGGTGGTCATCATGATGAGGAGGAAATGTCCGAGATATTCATACATCAGGGCATACATACCATTGAGTATGTGCTTGGTTCTGTTTCGCATACCGCCTCATATTTACGATTGTGGGCTCTGTCATTGGCTCATGCAC AGCTTGCCGAAGTCCTGTGGACCATGGTATTATCCATTGGACTCAAACAAGAGGGCTGGCTTGGCGGTGTTATTTTGACCTTCGTTTTTGCTTTCTGGGCTGTTTTAACTGTTGGCATTTTGGTGCTAATGGAAGGTCTATCTGCCTTCTTGCACACTTTGCGTTTGCACTG GGTTGAGTTCCAGAGTAAATTCTACATGGGCCAGGGTTATGCCTTTTTGCCGTTCTCATTCGATGCCATCATCGAGAATGGAGGAGCTTCTTCTAGCGAGGCTGAATAA
- the LOC6648199 gene encoding V-type proton ATPase 116 kDa subunit a1 isoform X7, whose amino-acid sequence MGSLFRSEEMALCQLFLQSEAAYACVSELGELGLVQFRDLNPDVNAFQRKFVNEVRRCDEMERKLRYLEKEIKKDGIPMLDTGESPEAPQPREMIDLEATFEKLENELREVNQNAEALKRNFLELTELKHILRKTQVFFDEMADNQNEDEQAQLLGEEGVRASQPGQNLKLGFVAGVILRERLPAFERMLWRACRGNVFLRQAMIETPLEDPTNGDQVHKSVFIIFFQGDQLKTRVKKICEGFRATLYPCPEAPADRREMAMGVMTRIEDLNTVLGQTQDHRHRVLVAAAKNLKNWFVKVRKIKAIYHTLNLFNLDVTQKCLIAECWVPLLDIETIQLALRRGTERSGSSVPPILNRMQTFENPPTYNRTNKFTKAFQALIDAYGVASYREMNPAPYTIITFPFLFAVMFGDLGHGALMALFGLWMIRKEKGLAAQKTDNEIWNIFFGGRYIIFLMGAFSMYTGLIYNDIFSKSLNIFGSHWRLSYNTSTVMENKLLQLNPNSTDYVGDPYPFGLDPIWQVATSNKIIFHNGYKMKISIIFGVIHMIFGVIMSWHNHTYFRNRLSLIYEFIPQLVFLVLLFFYLVLLMFIKWNRYAATNPMPYSESCAPSILITFIDMVLFNTPKTPPTGCEVYMFWGQSFIQTVFVLVALACIPVMLLGKPWKIMQARKLANEEVQPIAGATSDAEIGGNSNGGSHGGAGAGGHHDEEEMSEIFIHQGIHTIEYVLGSVSHTASYLRLWALSLAHAQLAEVLWTMVLSIGLKQEGWLGGVILTFVFAFWAVLTVGILVLMEGLSAFLHTLRLHWVEFQSKFYMGQGYAFLPFSFDAIIENGGASSSEAE is encoded by the exons ATGGGATCGTTATTCCGCAGCGAGGAGATGGCCTTGTGCCAGCTCTTCCTACAGAGCGAGGCGGCCTATGCTTGTGTCTCTGAGCTAGGCGAGTTGGGTTTAGTGCAGTTCCGCGAT CTAAATCCCGATGTGAATGCCTTTCAGCGTAAATTTGTGAATGAAGTGCGACGTTGCGATGAGATGGAACGCAAATTGCGTTATTTGGAGAAGGAGATCAAAAAGGATGGCATACCCATGCTGGATACTGGCGAAAGTCCTGAAGCCCCGCAGCCACGTGAAATGATCGATTTGGAA GCCACGTTTGAGAAACTCGAGAACGAGCTGAGGGAAGTTAATCAGAATGCTGAAGCCCTGAAACGTAACTTTCTGGAGTTGACCGAACTGAAGCATATTTTGCGGAAGACGCAAGTTTTCTTTGATGAG ATGGCCGACAACCAGAACGAGGATGAGCAAGCTCAGCTGTTGGGCGAGGAGGGTGTACGTGCCAGTCAGCCGGGCCAAAATTTAAAACTTGg TTTTGTGGCTGGCGTTATTTTGCGCGAGAGATTACCCGCCTTTGAACGGATGCTGTGGCGTGCCTGCCGTGGCAATGTGTTCCTGCGTCAGGCTATGATCGAAACCCCCTTGGAGGATCCCACCAAT GGCGATCAGGTGCACAAGTCAGTGTTCATTATCTTCTTTCAAGGCGATCAGTTAAAGACACGCGTTAAGAAGATTTGTGAGGGTTTCCGGGCTACTTTATATCCTTGCCCTGAGGCTCCTGCCGATCGTCGTGAAATGGCTATGGGTGTAATGACTCGTATTGAGGATTTGAATACGGTTTTGGGCCAAACCCAAGATCATCGCCATCGAGTGTTGGTAGCTGCTGCTAAGAACCTTAAGAATTGGTTTGTTAAGGTCCGCAAAATCAAGGCCATCTACCATACATTGAATCTCTTCAATTTGGATGTGACACAGAAGTGTTTGATTGCCGAATGTTGGGTGCCCTTGTTGGACATAGAGACCATACAATTGGCTTTGCGACGTGGCACAGAGCGTTCGGGTTCGTCGGTGCCGCCGATTTTAAATCGAATGCAAACATTCGAAAATCCTCCGACATATAATCGGACAAACAAGTTTACTAAAGCCTTTCAGGCCCTAATCGATGCCTATGGAGTGGCCAGCTATCGCGAAATGAATCCTGCTCCTTACACGATTATAACATTTCCCTTCCTGTTCGCTGTGATGTTTGGCGATTTGGGTCATGGTGCTCTAATGGCTCTCTTTGGCTTGTGGATGATACGCAAGGAGAAAGGATTGGCCGCCCAGAAGACGGATAACGAGATTTGGAACATTTTCTTTGGTGGTCGTTACATTATCTTTTTAATGGGCGCCTTCTCCATGTACACTGGTCTCATCTACAACGACATCTTCTCGAAATCTTTAAACATATTTGGATCCCATTGGCGTTTATCTTACAACACATCGACTGTAATGGAAAATAAGTTACTTCAATTGAATCCGAATTCAACTGACTATGTGGGAGATCCTTATCCATTTGGCTTGGATCCCATTTGGCAAGTGGCTACATccaataaaataattttccaCAATGGTTACAAAATGAAGATTTCGATTATTTTTGGTGTCATACACATGATCTTTGGCGTCATTATGAGCTGGCATAATCATACCTATTTCCGTAATCGTCTGTCGCTGATCTATGAGTTCATTCCCCAGCTTGTGTTCCTGGTTCTGCTCTTCTTCTACTTGGTGCTCTTGATGTTTATTAAATGGAATCGATATGCTGCCACAAATCCCA TGCCCTATTCGGAATCGTGTGCTCCATCAATTTTAATCACCTTCATTGATATGGTTCTGTTTAATACTCCAAAAACGCCGCCAACGGGCTGTGAGGTTTATATGTTCTGGGGCCAATCTTTCATTCAGACAGTATTTGTTCTAGTTGCTCTCGCTTGCATTCCTGTCATGCTGTTGGGCAAACCATGGAAAATCATGCAAGCCCGCAAATTGGCCAAC GAAGAG GTTCAACCCATAGCTGGAGCTACATCTGATGCGGAAATTGGTGGTAATTCTAATGGTGGTTCCCACGGAGGGGCTGGTGCTGGTGGTCATCATGATGAGGAGGAAATGTCCGAGATATTCATACATCAGGGCATACATACCATTGAGTATGTGCTTGGTTCTGTTTCGCATACCGCCTCATATTTACGATTGTGGGCTCTGTCATTGGCTCATGCAC AGCTTGCCGAAGTCCTGTGGACCATGGTATTATCCATTGGACTCAAACAAGAGGGCTGGCTTGGCGGTGTTATTTTGACCTTCGTTTTTGCTTTCTGGGCTGTTTTAACTGTTGGCATTTTGGTGCTAATGGAAGGTCTATCTGCCTTCTTGCACACTTTGCGTTTGCACTG GGTTGAGTTCCAGAGTAAATTCTACATGGGCCAGGGTTATGCCTTTTTGCCGTTCTCATTCGATGCCATCATCGAGAATGGAGGAGCTTCTTCTAGCGAGGCTGAATAA
- the LOC6648199 gene encoding V-type proton ATPase 116 kDa subunit a1 isoform X5, translated as MGSLFRSEEMALCQLFLQSEAAYACVSELGELGLVQFRDLNPDVNAFQRKFVNEVRRCDEMERKLRYLEKEIKKDGIPMLDTGESPEAPQPREMIDLEATFEKLENELREVNQNAEALKRNFLELTELKHILRKTQVFFDEQEGGVNHTTESMTRALITDEARTAGASMGPVQLGFVAGVILRERLPAFERMLWRACRGNVFLRQAMIETPLEDPTNGDQVHKSVFIIFFQGDQLKTRVKKICEGFRATLYPCPEAPADRREMAMGVMTRIEDLNTVLGQTQDHRHRVLVAAAKNLKNWFVKVRKIKAIYHTLNLFNLDVTQKCLIAECWVPLLDIETIQLALRRGTERSGSSVPPILNRMQTFENPPTYNRTNKFTKAFQALIDAYGVASYREMNPAPYTIITFPFLFAVMFGDLGHGALMALFGLWMIRKEKGLAAQKTDNEIWNIFFGGRYIIFLMGAFSMYTGLIYNDIFSKSLNIFGSHWRLSYNTSTVMENKLLQLNPNSTDYVGDPYPFGLDPIWQVATSNKIIFHNGYKMKISIIFGVIHMIFGVIMSWHNHTYFRNRLSLIYEFIPQLVFLVLLFFYLVLLMFIKWNRYAATNPMPYSESCAPSILITFIDMVLFNTPKTPPTGCEVYMFWGQSFIQTVFVLVALACIPVMLLGKPWKIMQARKLANEEVQPIAGATSDAEIGGNSNGGSHGGAGAGGHHDEEEMSEIFIHQGIHTIEYVLGSVSHTASYLRLWALSLAHAQLAEVLWTMVLSIGLKQEGWLGGVILTFVFAFWAVLTVGILVLMEGLSAFLHTLRLHWVEFQSKFYMGQGYAFLPFSFDAIIENGGASSSEAE; from the exons ATGGGATCGTTATTCCGCAGCGAGGAGATGGCCTTGTGCCAGCTCTTCCTACAGAGCGAGGCGGCCTATGCTTGTGTCTCTGAGCTAGGCGAGTTGGGTTTAGTGCAGTTCCGCGAT CTAAATCCCGATGTGAATGCCTTTCAGCGTAAATTTGTGAATGAAGTGCGACGTTGCGATGAGATGGAACGCAAATTGCGTTATTTGGAGAAGGAGATCAAAAAGGATGGCATACCCATGCTGGATACTGGCGAAAGTCCTGAAGCCCCGCAGCCACGTGAAATGATCGATTTGGAA GCCACGTTTGAGAAACTCGAGAACGAGCTGAGGGAAGTTAATCAGAATGCTGAAGCCCTGAAACGTAACTTTCTGGAGTTGACCGAACTGAAGCATATTTTGCGGAAGACGCAAGTTTTCTTTGATGAG cAAGAGGGAGGTGTGAACCATACCACTGAATCGATGACACGTGCCCTTATTACCGATGAAGCACGCACCGCTGGTGCATCCATGGGTCCCGTTCAGCTCGG TTTTGTGGCTGGCGTTATTTTGCGCGAGAGATTACCCGCCTTTGAACGGATGCTGTGGCGTGCCTGCCGTGGCAATGTGTTCCTGCGTCAGGCTATGATCGAAACCCCCTTGGAGGATCCCACCAAT GGCGATCAGGTGCACAAGTCAGTGTTCATTATCTTCTTTCAAGGCGATCAGTTAAAGACACGCGTTAAGAAGATTTGTGAGGGTTTCCGGGCTACTTTATATCCTTGCCCTGAGGCTCCTGCCGATCGTCGTGAAATGGCTATGGGTGTAATGACTCGTATTGAGGATTTGAATACGGTTTTGGGCCAAACCCAAGATCATCGCCATCGAGTGTTGGTAGCTGCTGCTAAGAACCTTAAGAATTGGTTTGTTAAGGTCCGCAAAATCAAGGCCATCTACCATACATTGAATCTCTTCAATTTGGATGTGACACAGAAGTGTTTGATTGCCGAATGTTGGGTGCCCTTGTTGGACATAGAGACCATACAATTGGCTTTGCGACGTGGCACAGAGCGTTCGGGTTCGTCGGTGCCGCCGATTTTAAATCGAATGCAAACATTCGAAAATCCTCCGACATATAATCGGACAAACAAGTTTACTAAAGCCTTTCAGGCCCTAATCGATGCCTATGGAGTGGCCAGCTATCGCGAAATGAATCCTGCTCCTTACACGATTATAACATTTCCCTTCCTGTTCGCTGTGATGTTTGGCGATTTGGGTCATGGTGCTCTAATGGCTCTCTTTGGCTTGTGGATGATACGCAAGGAGAAAGGATTGGCCGCCCAGAAGACGGATAACGAGATTTGGAACATTTTCTTTGGTGGTCGTTACATTATCTTTTTAATGGGCGCCTTCTCCATGTACACTGGTCTCATCTACAACGACATCTTCTCGAAATCTTTAAACATATTTGGATCCCATTGGCGTTTATCTTACAACACATCGACTGTAATGGAAAATAAGTTACTTCAATTGAATCCGAATTCAACTGACTATGTGGGAGATCCTTATCCATTTGGCTTGGATCCCATTTGGCAAGTGGCTACATccaataaaataattttccaCAATGGTTACAAAATGAAGATTTCGATTATTTTTGGTGTCATACACATGATCTTTGGCGTCATTATGAGCTGGCATAATCATACCTATTTCCGTAATCGTCTGTCGCTGATCTATGAGTTCATTCCCCAGCTTGTGTTCCTGGTTCTGCTCTTCTTCTACTTGGTGCTCTTGATGTTTATTAAATGGAATCGATATGCTGCCACAAATCCCA TGCCCTATTCGGAATCGTGTGCTCCATCAATTTTAATCACCTTCATTGATATGGTTCTGTTTAATACTCCAAAAACGCCGCCAACGGGCTGTGAGGTTTATATGTTCTGGGGCCAATCTTTCATTCAGACAGTATTTGTTCTAGTTGCTCTCGCTTGCATTCCTGTCATGCTGTTGGGCAAACCATGGAAAATCATGCAAGCCCGCAAATTGGCCAAC GAAGAG GTTCAACCCATAGCTGGAGCTACATCTGATGCGGAAATTGGTGGTAATTCTAATGGTGGTTCCCACGGAGGGGCTGGTGCTGGTGGTCATCATGATGAGGAGGAAATGTCCGAGATATTCATACATCAGGGCATACATACCATTGAGTATGTGCTTGGTTCTGTTTCGCATACCGCCTCATATTTACGATTGTGGGCTCTGTCATTGGCTCATGCAC AGCTTGCCGAAGTCCTGTGGACCATGGTATTATCCATTGGACTCAAACAAGAGGGCTGGCTTGGCGGTGTTATTTTGACCTTCGTTTTTGCTTTCTGGGCTGTTTTAACTGTTGGCATTTTGGTGCTAATGGAAGGTCTATCTGCCTTCTTGCACACTTTGCGTTTGCACTG GGTTGAGTTCCAGAGTAAATTCTACATGGGCCAGGGTTATGCCTTTTTGCCGTTCTCATTCGATGCCATCATCGAGAATGGAGGAGCTTCTTCTAGCGAGGCTGAATAA
- the LOC6648199 gene encoding V-type proton ATPase 116 kDa subunit a1 isoform X6, with the protein MGSLFRSEEMALCQLFLQSEAAYACVSELGELGLVQFRDLNPDVNAFQRKFVNEVRRCDEMERKLRYLEKEIKKDGIPMLDTGESPEAPQPREMIDLEATFEKLENELREVNQNAEALKRNFLELTELKHILRKTQVFFDEQEGGVNHTTESMTRALITDEARTAGASMGPVQLGFVAGVILRERLPAFERMLWRACRGNVFLRQAMIETPLEDPTNGDQVHKSVFIIFFQGDQLKTRVKKICEGFRATLYPCPEAPADRREMAMGVMTRIEDLNTVLGQTQDHRHRVLVAAAKNLKNWFVKVRKIKAIYHTLNLFNLDVTQKCLIAECWVPLLDIETIQLALRRGTERSGSSVPPILNRMQTFENPPTYNRTNKFTKAFQALIDAYGVASYREMNPAPYTIITFPFLFAVMFGDLGHGALMALFGLWMIRKEKGLAAQKTDNEIWNIFFGGRYIIFLMGAFSMYTGLIYNDIFSKSLNIFGSHWRLSYNTSTVMENKLLQLNPNSTDYVGDPYPFGLDPIWQVATSNKIIFHNGYKMKISIIFGVIHMIFGVIMSWHNHTYFRNRLSLIYEFIPQLVFLVLLFFYLVLLMFIKWNRYAATNPMPYSESCAPSILITFIDMVLFNTPKTPPTGCEVYMFWGQSFIQTVFVLVALACIPVMLLGKPWKIMQARKLANVQPIAGATSDAEIGGNSNGGSHGGAGAGGHHDEEEMSEIFIHQGIHTIEYVLGSVSHTASYLRLWALSLAHAQLAEVLWTMVLSIGLKQEGWLGGVILTFVFAFWAVLTVGILVLMEGLSAFLHTLRLHWVEFQSKFYMGQGYAFLPFSFDAIIENGGASSSEAE; encoded by the exons ATGGGATCGTTATTCCGCAGCGAGGAGATGGCCTTGTGCCAGCTCTTCCTACAGAGCGAGGCGGCCTATGCTTGTGTCTCTGAGCTAGGCGAGTTGGGTTTAGTGCAGTTCCGCGAT CTAAATCCCGATGTGAATGCCTTTCAGCGTAAATTTGTGAATGAAGTGCGACGTTGCGATGAGATGGAACGCAAATTGCGTTATTTGGAGAAGGAGATCAAAAAGGATGGCATACCCATGCTGGATACTGGCGAAAGTCCTGAAGCCCCGCAGCCACGTGAAATGATCGATTTGGAA GCCACGTTTGAGAAACTCGAGAACGAGCTGAGGGAAGTTAATCAGAATGCTGAAGCCCTGAAACGTAACTTTCTGGAGTTGACCGAACTGAAGCATATTTTGCGGAAGACGCAAGTTTTCTTTGATGAG cAAGAGGGAGGTGTGAACCATACCACTGAATCGATGACACGTGCCCTTATTACCGATGAAGCACGCACCGCTGGTGCATCCATGGGTCCCGTTCAGCTCGG TTTTGTGGCTGGCGTTATTTTGCGCGAGAGATTACCCGCCTTTGAACGGATGCTGTGGCGTGCCTGCCGTGGCAATGTGTTCCTGCGTCAGGCTATGATCGAAACCCCCTTGGAGGATCCCACCAAT GGCGATCAGGTGCACAAGTCAGTGTTCATTATCTTCTTTCAAGGCGATCAGTTAAAGACACGCGTTAAGAAGATTTGTGAGGGTTTCCGGGCTACTTTATATCCTTGCCCTGAGGCTCCTGCCGATCGTCGTGAAATGGCTATGGGTGTAATGACTCGTATTGAGGATTTGAATACGGTTTTGGGCCAAACCCAAGATCATCGCCATCGAGTGTTGGTAGCTGCTGCTAAGAACCTTAAGAATTGGTTTGTTAAGGTCCGCAAAATCAAGGCCATCTACCATACATTGAATCTCTTCAATTTGGATGTGACACAGAAGTGTTTGATTGCCGAATGTTGGGTGCCCTTGTTGGACATAGAGACCATACAATTGGCTTTGCGACGTGGCACAGAGCGTTCGGGTTCGTCGGTGCCGCCGATTTTAAATCGAATGCAAACATTCGAAAATCCTCCGACATATAATCGGACAAACAAGTTTACTAAAGCCTTTCAGGCCCTAATCGATGCCTATGGAGTGGCCAGCTATCGCGAAATGAATCCTGCTCCTTACACGATTATAACATTTCCCTTCCTGTTCGCTGTGATGTTTGGCGATTTGGGTCATGGTGCTCTAATGGCTCTCTTTGGCTTGTGGATGATACGCAAGGAGAAAGGATTGGCCGCCCAGAAGACGGATAACGAGATTTGGAACATTTTCTTTGGTGGTCGTTACATTATCTTTTTAATGGGCGCCTTCTCCATGTACACTGGTCTCATCTACAACGACATCTTCTCGAAATCTTTAAACATATTTGGATCCCATTGGCGTTTATCTTACAACACATCGACTGTAATGGAAAATAAGTTACTTCAATTGAATCCGAATTCAACTGACTATGTGGGAGATCCTTATCCATTTGGCTTGGATCCCATTTGGCAAGTGGCTACATccaataaaataattttccaCAATGGTTACAAAATGAAGATTTCGATTATTTTTGGTGTCATACACATGATCTTTGGCGTCATTATGAGCTGGCATAATCATACCTATTTCCGTAATCGTCTGTCGCTGATCTATGAGTTCATTCCCCAGCTTGTGTTCCTGGTTCTGCTCTTCTTCTACTTGGTGCTCTTGATGTTTATTAAATGGAATCGATATGCTGCCACAAATCCCA TGCCCTATTCGGAATCGTGTGCTCCATCAATTTTAATCACCTTCATTGATATGGTTCTGTTTAATACTCCAAAAACGCCGCCAACGGGCTGTGAGGTTTATATGTTCTGGGGCCAATCTTTCATTCAGACAGTATTTGTTCTAGTTGCTCTCGCTTGCATTCCTGTCATGCTGTTGGGCAAACCATGGAAAATCATGCAAGCCCGCAAATTGGCCAAC GTTCAACCCATAGCTGGAGCTACATCTGATGCGGAAATTGGTGGTAATTCTAATGGTGGTTCCCACGGAGGGGCTGGTGCTGGTGGTCATCATGATGAGGAGGAAATGTCCGAGATATTCATACATCAGGGCATACATACCATTGAGTATGTGCTTGGTTCTGTTTCGCATACCGCCTCATATTTACGATTGTGGGCTCTGTCATTGGCTCATGCAC AGCTTGCCGAAGTCCTGTGGACCATGGTATTATCCATTGGACTCAAACAAGAGGGCTGGCTTGGCGGTGTTATTTTGACCTTCGTTTTTGCTTTCTGGGCTGTTTTAACTGTTGGCATTTTGGTGCTAATGGAAGGTCTATCTGCCTTCTTGCACACTTTGCGTTTGCACTG GGTTGAGTTCCAGAGTAAATTCTACATGGGCCAGGGTTATGCCTTTTTGCCGTTCTCATTCGATGCCATCATCGAGAATGGAGGAGCTTCTTCTAGCGAGGCTGAATAA